The Alosa sapidissima isolate fAloSap1 chromosome 6, fAloSap1.pri, whole genome shotgun sequence genome window below encodes:
- the batf gene encoding basic leucine zipper transcriptional factor ATF-like, with amino-acid sequence MAQGSDSNDTSYTRSPSPGSTRGSQDDMRKVMRREKNRIAAQKSRLRQTQKADSLHLESENLEKENAALRKEVKRLREEAKYLTSVLNNHEPVCTGLSSPSSSDLLYSAHHGGYHQHIAVQHYPL; translated from the exons ATGGCACAGGGCTCTGACAGTAACGACACCAGCTACACCAGGTCCCCTTCACCGGGCAGCACACGG GGCTCCCAGGACGACATGAGAAAGGTGATGAGGAGGGAGAAAAATCGCATCGCCGCTCAGAAGAGCAGGCTACGACAGACCCAAAAGGCAGACAGTTTGCATTTG GAGAGTGAGAACCTGGAAAAGGAGAACGCTGCCTTAAGAAAAGAAGTGAAGAGGCTTCGGGAGGAAGCAAAGTATCTGACTTCAGTCCTGAACAACCATGAACCCGTGTGCACTGGCCTCAGCTCGCCTTCATCCTCAGATCTGCTCTATAGTGCTCACCACGGAGGTTACCACCAGCACATTGCAGTGCAGCACTACCCACTCTGA